One genomic segment of uncultured Ilyobacter sp. includes these proteins:
- a CDS encoding DUF58 domain-containing protein — MLDKDLLKKIKNIEIKSNRLSDEIFSGEYHSFFKGNGMEFSDIRRYSPGDEVKNIDWKVTARQRKAYIKQFKEEREMNFFILIDISESNNFNDKKDLIAEISAVLAFSAIKNNDKVGAIFFSDEVEKLIPLKKGKKHTLSLMENLFKYFEGNSHEKKLKKTSIKSALEYFLKIQKRRSIVFLISDFFDEDYERQIKIVSKRHDLILIKISDKSKEVIPKGAVFNFIDSETGEVMTLENLKSEIRLNDFIDVDKRNLVDISTEDDYVKKLSLFFRRRRR, encoded by the coding sequence ATGCTCGATAAAGACTTATTGAAAAAAATAAAAAATATTGAAATTAAGTCAAACAGATTAAGTGATGAGATTTTTTCAGGGGAATACCATAGTTTTTTCAAAGGTAACGGTATGGAGTTTTCAGATATAAGAAGGTATTCACCTGGAGATGAGGTTAAAAATATTGACTGGAAGGTTACTGCAAGACAGAGAAAGGCCTATATAAAGCAATTTAAAGAAGAGAGGGAAATGAATTTTTTTATTCTAATCGATATTTCTGAATCAAATAATTTTAACGATAAAAAAGATTTAATCGCTGAAATTTCAGCAGTTTTGGCTTTTTCGGCAATAAAAAACAACGATAAAGTAGGTGCTATTTTTTTCTCTGATGAAGTTGAAAAACTAATCCCATTAAAGAAGGGTAAAAAACATACTCTTTCCTTAATGGAAAACCTTTTTAAATATTTTGAGGGAAATTCCCATGAAAAAAAATTAAAGAAAACAAGTATAAAAAGTGCTTTGGAATATTTTTTAAAAATTCAAAAGAGGAGAAGTATTGTTTTTTTGATATCTGATTTTTTTGATGAAGATTATGAAAGGCAAATAAAAATTGTATCTAAAAGACATGATCTGATTCTAATAAAAATTTCTGATAAAAGTAAAGAAGTTATACCAAAGGGAGCTGTATTTAATTTTATTGATTCGGAAACAGGCGAAGTGATGACATTGGAAAATTTAAAATCTGAAATAAGATTAAATGATTTTATTGACGTTGACAAAAGAAATCTTGTGGATATCTCGACAGAGGATGATTATGTAAAAAAACTTTCTTTATTTTTTAGAAGAAGGAGAAGGTAG
- a CDS encoding VWA domain-containing protein, whose amino-acid sequence MYKLKDTYFLIFLLPVIWLFFRKRKKNAIRIPSLGPLKAINADKNKKHLIGKYLIFTGIVLLILGLSRPQKTEDKIKREKNGIDIALVLDISKSMLTEDFNPNRLEKAKEVMETFISRRNQDRIGLVVFAGSAYTRVPLTFDYNVVKESLVSLSIDDIADNSRTAIGMGTATAINRLKKSSAKSKIIILVTDGENNFGEISPENAVTIANEMGIKIYTIGLGAEYIRQHTLLGPMKIKNDSLDETLLNNMAKDTGGQYFRADDEKKLETIFKKIDTLEKSKIESREIYLYRELYRYFVIGGLLFLITGLWFDNYRYIHIP is encoded by the coding sequence ATGTATAAATTGAAAGATACTTATTTTCTTATTTTTTTACTCCCAGTAATATGGTTATTTTTTAGGAAAAGGAAAAAAAATGCCATAAGAATACCATCTCTTGGGCCTCTAAAAGCAATAAATGCAGATAAAAACAAAAAACACCTGATAGGGAAATATCTTATTTTTACAGGGATAGTCCTGTTGATTTTAGGACTAAGCAGGCCTCAAAAGACAGAGGATAAGATCAAGAGAGAAAAGAATGGGATTGATATTGCACTGGTCTTGGATATATCCAAAAGCATGCTGACAGAAGATTTTAATCCCAATAGGCTTGAGAAGGCAAAAGAGGTGATGGAAACTTTTATTTCTAGAAGGAACCAAGACAGAATAGGCTTAGTTGTATTTGCAGGAAGTGCTTACACAAGAGTTCCCCTTACATTTGACTACAATGTGGTGAAAGAATCCCTTGTTTCTCTCAGCATAGATGATATCGCCGACAATAGCCGCACTGCTATAGGCATGGGAACGGCAACGGCAATAAACAGGCTCAAAAAGAGTTCTGCAAAATCAAAAATAATAATCTTGGTTACAGACGGAGAAAATAATTTCGGGGAGATAAGCCCTGAAAATGCAGTTACCATTGCCAATGAGATGGGAATAAAAATTTATACTATAGGCCTGGGTGCAGAATATATAAGGCAGCATACACTTTTGGGGCCCATGAAAATAAAAAATGATTCTTTGGATGAAACACTCTTAAATAATATGGCCAAAGATACTGGTGGACAGTATTTCAGAGCAGATGATGAAAAAAAATTGGAAACTATTTTTAAAAAAATCGATACTCTTGAAAAAAGCAAGATAGAATCAAGGGAAATTTATCTATACAGAGAGTTGTACAGGTATTTTGTTATAGGGGGTCTTTTGTTTTTAATTACAGGACTTTGGTTTGATAATTACAGGTATATTCATATCCCTTAA
- a CDS encoding VWA domain-containing protein — MEFGNLKYSLFFILIPIVFIILYLGFRKKASIKKQLALENKVKFELVRNTSYILSLILIVFSLTQPRILRGFEKIKIKGLDIYLLIDVSKSMLAEDVLPNRLDRSKHDIDKLLDGLKGDRVGFIPFSSSAYIQMPLTDDYDMAKMFANVIDTDLISGGGTNITQALKLARQSFKNSDSNKKIILVVSDGDEHENNSLKYLKEQKLKNEDFKVYSLGVGTSQGGGVPNTVNGQHKGFLKDENGRTVIAKLETDILKKLAEEGDGKFYISDNFHDGIEAFLNDISLLKRGENREEKIKNYKELYQYFLFSGILLFLLAYFLDHHKNRD, encoded by the coding sequence ATGGAATTTGGAAATCTAAAATACAGCTTGTTTTTTATTCTAATTCCAATTGTATTTATCATTTTATACCTTGGATTCAGAAAGAAAGCATCTATAAAAAAACAGCTGGCCTTGGAAAACAAGGTTAAATTTGAACTCGTTAGAAACACCTCATATATTTTATCTCTGATTTTGATCGTATTCTCACTTACTCAACCTAGAATTTTAAGAGGTTTCGAAAAAATAAAAATAAAGGGGTTGGATATTTACCTCCTCATTGATGTTTCTAAGTCAATGCTTGCAGAGGATGTCCTGCCTAACAGGCTGGATAGGTCAAAACACGATATTGATAAACTTCTGGACGGTCTTAAGGGGGACAGGGTAGGATTTATTCCCTTTTCAAGCAGTGCATACATACAGATGCCCCTTACTGATGACTATGATATGGCAAAGATGTTTGCCAACGTAATAGATACAGACCTCATAAGCGGAGGGGGGACAAACATCACCCAGGCATTGAAACTTGCCAGACAGTCTTTTAAAAACAGTGACAGCAACAAAAAAATAATACTTGTAGTATCAGACGGAGATGAACATGAAAATAATTCTCTAAAGTACTTGAAAGAACAAAAGCTAAAAAATGAAGATTTCAAAGTTTATTCTCTGGGAGTTGGGACTTCCCAGGGGGGAGGAGTCCCAAATACTGTCAACGGACAGCACAAAGGTTTTTTGAAGGATGAAAATGGGAGAACAGTCATAGCAAAACTTGAGACAGATATCCTGAAAAAACTTGCAGAGGAAGGGGACGGGAAATTTTATATAAGTGATAATTTTCATGATGGTATAGAGGCATTTTTAAATGATATAAGCCTTTTAAAAAGAGGTGAGAACAGGGAAGAAAAAATAAAAAACTATAAGGAGCTTTATCAATATTTCTTATTTTCAGGAATACTGTTGTTTCTTCTTGCATATTTTTTAGACCATCATAAAAACAGAGATTAA